TATTCCAGGTCGCGCTGCCGCCAAAAGAGTCAAGCACATATTTAACCGGAATATATGTCGTATTATTCTTCAGCAATGGAGCAACATCCATATTCTTCTTCTGTCCATTGACGAGCATCGTCTTCTGACCAATGGTCATCACTGCATTGGCGCTAGGCAAACTTGTGCCGCCTCCATCCGTAGCCGGAGCAGTGAAACGAATATTGTCAAAGGATACGCTGCCCGTAAGCGCACGCTCATCCTGGCCCTCTTCAAGATTCACAACATAGAGCCGTTTGAGCTTGGCCGGATATTTCATGGCGCTTGCCGTCAGATCAACCGTAAGCGTTCTCCAGCCTGTGAAATCAATCTGCTTGGTCAAATCGACATAGACGCTCTTGCCGTCCGCATCTACGAACTCAGCGCGCAGCCAATTCAAGCTGGAATCACCCAGGACGTCGATCGTCATCTTAGTTGAATCCTTCGGAATTTCTTTGCCCGTTGTACCATTCAGCTGGGCGTAGCCAAATTTATTGCCTACCCCGCCAGTCAGGTCATAGTCAAGCTTCAGGACCTTCGAATTTGCTCGATCGTCCGTCCCTTGCACCACTGCCACAGTTCCTTTCACTTCAGCTGGCAAGCCTGTGAATGATACCGGATAAGAGGTATTCTCAAAATTCTCCCAGATTTGCTCGGATGATGTAGTAAATACGATTGGCGTTCCACTGAAGCCATCATATTTAGGAGTCGCATAGCCCACCTTCGTACCCGCATTTACGGATTGCACGGAAAGTACGCCATCCTTCACGCTGGCCTTCATGCCGGTCATTTCCCATTTCACCGCTTCTGCCGGAACCGTTACAGTACTGCCGTTCTTCAGCGTAGCCGTTACCGCCACACTAACCGAAGTTCCCGCCTCAAGCGGTGCAGAGGAGATTCCTGCACTCAAGCTATCCAGATCGCTGCCGCCAAGAACGGTAACATTCATGCTATTCTTGGCATCTCCGCTTACAGCGGTAATTTGCGATTTGCCGGATTTAACGGCTTTGAAGCCATCACCCGTCCAGGTTACATTCCCGTTATCCGACTTCCAGCTCGCTTGAATTCCTGAAGCATCGACCGGGTTGTAGTAAGTATCGTAGCCTTTCAAGCTATAGGAAGCAGTCTGCCCAATCAATAAAGTGGACGGGCCGCTAACCTTCAGTCCCTTCAGCGTTCCTTGTGGAGCCGTCGAGAATACGCCAAGGCCATTCGCTACGGCACGTTGTCCCGCCGATCCATTCGAGGTTGTAAAGGTCAGTGTAGTCGAAGTCTCCGCAAGCGGACGTGTCGCCATCGTTGTCGAACCACCGCCGTCAAGATTCAGACCTTTCCAGACACCAATGCTGGTCATGAACTTCTGCAGTTCTGACAGCGTCAAGCCGCTGCTGTTATTGTTCTTCTCCGCCGTAATGATGTACGCTGTTTTTCCATCCTTCGAGTAGCCCACTGCAGTTCTCGCTACTGCACTGCTGCCGCTAATCGAAGTCGTCGGGCGGGTAAACTGTGAAGCCTTCCCTTGATCGACCAGCAAAGTATGACCACCGATCATCATTTTAAGATTAGCCGGGTTGATCTCTTGACCACTAGCCAGAGAACGAAGCTCGTAATTGGTATCAATCTGCTGCCCAACGGATAGGTGACTGGCAATATAATCCGCTGCTTGTCCATGAGCACGCAAAATATACCCATCCGCAGGCACGGGTCCTGGAATCGCTGATTTCACAGAAATCTGTTGAACGATACCGTTTAGAACCAATACCTCTGTAGGTGTCGTAGAACTATCTGCAGGACGCGTCTCTGACTTCCACGCGCTGGTGTAGATATACATTTTATTCACATGGCTGTAACCTTTATCCGGTTCCGTCCGATAAGCCTCCTGATTGATACCGGAAAGCGGGAAGGTCGATCCATCTGCAGCAAACACCGTTCCATTAAACTCGAATCTATCAATCATTGGTGTCCCGTCATTCGTTACAGCAAACGCATACATCCCCTCCAGCTGAGAAGGGCTCGTTACTACTGTTCCCTGAGACACCGCTCCGCCCATTGCCACGCCTTGTCCGCTCATTGGGAAGAAGTCGCCATTAACCCCAGCCACGGCACCCGTGTCATTCGTCATGCCTTGGACCGTCTGTCTAGTCGTTAATTGCCCCCCCTTGCCCGTCATAACATCTAGTTGTACATATGGATTGGTTAGATCGACTTCAATCACATCGGTCAACACTTTGACTTGCTTGCCCGAGCGTGTCGTCGTATATTGATATTTTACGAGTCTGGCACCCGATGTAATAATGTCATCACTCAACTTAACTGTCTGTTCCGCCGCCGCATGAGCGGTTGAAGCATTCCCGCTAAATGGTCCCAAGCTTACTACAGGCTGGATCCATATCAGTCCGGCCATCGTTACCAGCATCAGCTTTTTCCCATGATTCGCTGCCATGCGTACCCACTTGTTCTCTTTTTCCGCCGTCCCTTGTCCAGTTACCTCTCTTCTGACTACCATGAAATTTGCTACTCTCCCATCTTTTATACAATAATCATTTCATCTATCTCTCTCACAACAATCTATTACACTATTAATAGACTACATTTCTCCAGAAAAGTTACGAAAAAGTAGTAATTTTGTTGGGAAAGAGGAGTCTTGGGGTGGAGTTAAAGAGAATTTGGGGAGAAGACCCCTTTTTCTAACTAATCGCTAGCCTACTTTGGAGAGTAAATAGAAAAGTTACACCTAATTTGCGGGGGACTCGCATTTAAAGAGAATTAGTTGTAAAAAGTACAATTAAATTTGTTGGTTTGCCTCAAACCCGATTGTTCGGATAATTTAGCTGTAGAAAACACACCTATTCCATACCTTTTCTGATTAATGAGAATCTAGTTGTACAAAATACAATTAATGAGCATTCTTCTTCTCATCTTGTCCTCTCACCTAGAGTTTGTTCCCATTCCAAACACTTCTCTCATTTGGAAAAGAATTCATAAGCTAATAGAATAGGAGTAAATTTACATAACTAATGTGACGTAGAACGTCCCTCCATTTTCTTATGATGGTTGGGACGTTTTTTGGTTCCGGGCTAATTCTCAGCAATAATAAGGAGGTAATTAGAATGAAATTCGAAGCAGCACATCAAGCTTTCATCAATAAGCATGCAGAACAACGCACTGGTGAGCGTCGAGGCAGGCTTCTTCGCGGACATGGGCATGGGGAAACTCTATTTCTCAAAAATATCTGGTGGCCTCTTTATGGTCACTTCGAAAATTTGCACCCGGAATATGAAGTCCTTGATTGGCGTAGGAGGTCCTACTTTGGTGATTTTGTATATTTACCCAAAGGCCTGAAGTTAATTATAGAGATTAAAGGTTACGGGCCCCATGTACAAGATATGGATAGGCAAAAATATTGTGATGAACTCAACCGCGAGCTCTTCCTACAAATCGCAGGGTTTCGGGTAATCTCTTTTGCGTATGATGATATCGCCCATCGCCCTGAGCAGTGTATCTGGCTGCTGCGTATGCTGCTCAGTAGATACCATCCTTCACATAAAAGTACCAATCTGTTATCACTTTCAGAACAGGAAATCATTCAATTTGCTATTTCAAGAACAAAGCCTATTCGTCCAGCAGACGTTATCCAACACTTGGACATTAATTACCGTACCGCTATCAATGTCCTGAGATCTCTTGTCGATCAAGGTAAGCTTCAGGCTGTCTATTCAGGTAATGGAACAAGAATCCGCTATTATAAGTTAAGTGAACGGTTGGAATTCTACGAATTATGAAATGAAGACCTATATATGCTTCCTCATCACTAGACCATAGGGTCATAGAGCAAACCATCAACTATCTTTAGAAATAAATGCTTAAATACAACTATTTACCTCCAAACAGCTCATAACGAGTGATTTAAGTGCGCATACGCAACTATTTTCTATATTTCCGTTCTACACCCCACGAATTCGCAGAGATAAGTGCATATATGCAACTATCCAATAGAAATCTTGGCATTAGCCCAAAATAGGTGTATATAAGCACTTATTTATCCATCGGGTTACTTACGTGTCATTGCGATGCCACTCATTCGCTCGCAAATATAGAGTTACTTACATAATAAAAAGGTTCAACCCGCCTATATAGTGGATTGAACCTTCCTAAAACTTAACTATTCAACTTATCCAGCACCCGCTTCAGCATCACAGCCGCCTGGGCACGAGTAGCATTGCCTTGCGGCTGGAAGGTGGTCTGCGTCATCCCTTGGATGATGCCTTCCTGTACAGCCTTGGCGACGGTCTGTTTGTTCTGGATCTTCGTCGCGTCCTTGAACTTCACTAGCGCCTGCGTTCCAGTATTAGCAACCTCATACCCAGCATACTCCATTGCCCGCACCATCATCAGTGCCATTTGCTCACGAGTAATATTGTTATTCGGCTTGAACGTTCCATCAGAGTTCCCGTTGATAATCCCAGCCTTAGCTGCTGCCCCAATGTAAGCTCCTGCCTCCGAGCCCGCGATGACATCCGGGAAGCGGCGGGCACTCGATTCATCCTTGGTAAGCCCCAGTCCCTTGGCAATGAACATAGCGAATTCCGCACGTGTAATGCTCTTGTCCGGTTCGAAAATAGCGCTGTTATTCGATCGCGGTCCAACGATTAATTTCCCAGCCAATTCTGAAATATCATTCTTAGCCCAATGCTTGTTAATATCGCTAAAGTAGCTGTAACCCACTATAGGCATAACGACAGAATTTCCAGTAACTTTTCCGGAAATAACCATGCCGGCTCCTTTATTCATTGCCTTCGATGGGGTATAAACAACCGCTTGCGTATTTGTATCGTATTTGACCAGTGATGCTGTACTTAATGGAACTTGTCTTGTAATTTTATAATATAACTTCCCAGTATGAGAAACCTCAGCCACTGTCGTACTTCCCGTCATTCCAGCCGAAACATACACCTCAACCGGGTTATTTAATTTAGATACGCTTACTCCACTGCTAGAACTTAATGGGGTATTAGTAGTTGAAGTAAGAGCCTCAAGTTGAATCGTAAGGTTCACCGAGCCAAAATATCCCGTATTTAGAGTCCTGGAAATATCCGTGAATGGTATTTCCTTCAGTGGCACCTCATACAACACATCCCCAAATTTTACACCTAACGAAGTAGTGTTCCCCGAGGTGTATGATTCCATTAAAGGATTTAGTGGTATTGAAACCTTAGCGGCCTTCTGCGTATTTGGAATCTCAAACACTAGAATCTTCTGGGGCTCATTAATGCCTGACAAGAAGCTTAACGAGCTCTTTAACTTTGCACTATCTAAAGTATACAAAGAGATGGATTGTCCATTCTTCGACTTGTCTGAAGAGGTCTGAGCAGCGTTAACAGGGAGCGTATAGCCATTGACTCCAAAGTCATTATTCGCCCACTTCGTAAGATAACTTGGCTGTCCGCTATCACCAGGCGAAGTTGTGCCATCGGATAAATTCGTTACCGGTAAGTTGGT
The window above is part of the Paenibacillus lutimineralis genome. Proteins encoded here:
- a CDS encoding stalk domain-containing protein; protein product: MVVRREVTGQGTAEKENKWVRMAANHGKKLMLVTMAGLIWIQPVVSLGPFSGNASTAHAAAEQTVKLSDDIITSGARLVKYQYTTTRSGKQVKVLTDVIEVDLTNPYVQLDVMTGKGGQLTTRQTVQGMTNDTGAVAGVNGDFFPMSGQGVAMGGAVSQGTVVTSPSQLEGMYAFAVTNDGTPMIDRFEFNGTVFAADGSTFPLSGINQEAYRTEPDKGYSHVNKMYIYTSAWKSETRPADSSTTPTEVLVLNGIVQQISVKSAIPGPVPADGYILRAHGQAADYIASHLSVGQQIDTNYELRSLASGQEINPANLKMMIGGHTLLVDQGKASQFTRPTTSISGSSAVARTAVGYSKDGKTAYIITAEKNNNSSGLTLSELQKFMTSIGVWKGLNLDGGGSTTMATRPLAETSTTLTFTTSNGSAGQRAVANGLGVFSTAPQGTLKGLKVSGPSTLLIGQTASYSLKGYDTYYNPVDASGIQASWKSDNGNVTWTGDGFKAVKSGKSQITAVSGDAKNSMNVTVLGGSDLDSLSAGISSAPLEAGTSVSVAVTATLKNGSTVTVPAEAVKWEMTGMKASVKDGVLSVQSVNAGTKVGYATPKYDGFSGTPIVFTTSSEQIWENFENTSYPVSFTGLPAEVKGTVAVVQGTDDRANSKVLKLDYDLTGGVGNKFGYAQLNGTTGKEIPKDSTKMTIDVLGDSSLNWLRAEFVDADGKSVYVDLTKQIDFTGWRTLTVDLTASAMKYPAKLKRLYVVNLEEGQDERALTGSVSFDNIRFTAPATDGGGTSLPSANAVMTIGQKTMLVNGQKKNMDVAPLLKNNTTYIPVKYVLDSFGGSATWNNTAKKITVTRETTVLELTVNKKEFILNGSKKQADVSPIIVDSRTLVPLRLVSEQLGIIVKWDKKTKSITLES